A genomic window from Gemmatimonadaceae bacterium includes:
- the pcaF gene encoding 3-oxoadipyl-CoA thiolase: MTDAFLVDGVRTPIGSLGGALASVRPDDLAAHAIRSLLTRHPALDPAQIADVILGCANQAGEDNRNVARMALLLAGVPQSVPGETVNRLCASGLSAVASAARAIKAGEGDVYVAGGVESMTRAPYVLSKSAQPFGRDMQLFDTALGWRFVNPLMKQAHGTDSMGETAENVAARYHVSREDQDAFALRSQQKALAARTDGRLAEEIVPVLIPQKKGDPLPVQHDEFIRPDTTMEKLAKLKPAFRQDGQGSVTAGNSSGLNDGAAALLLASAGAVKREKLTPLARVVASAAAGVEPRVMGMGPVPATRLVLERAGLTLDQMDVIELNEAFAAQGLACLRELGVADDDARVNPNGGAIALGHPLGMSGARLALTAARELQRRKGRYALATMCIGVGQGYAVVLERA; this comes from the coding sequence ATGACTGACGCATTCCTCGTCGACGGCGTCCGCACGCCGATTGGCAGCCTTGGCGGAGCGCTCGCGAGCGTCCGCCCCGACGACCTCGCGGCGCACGCCATCCGCAGCTTGCTTACGCGCCACCCGGCGCTCGACCCCGCGCAGATCGCCGACGTGATCCTCGGCTGCGCGAACCAAGCCGGCGAAGACAACCGCAACGTGGCGCGGATGGCGCTGCTGCTGGCGGGCGTGCCGCAGTCGGTGCCCGGCGAGACGGTGAACCGGCTCTGTGCCTCTGGCCTGAGCGCGGTGGCGAGCGCGGCGCGGGCCATCAAGGCCGGCGAAGGCGACGTGTACGTGGCCGGGGGCGTGGAGTCGATGACACGCGCGCCGTACGTACTCAGCAAGAGCGCCCAGCCCTTCGGCCGCGATATGCAGCTCTTCGATACGGCCTTGGGGTGGCGCTTCGTGAATCCGCTGATGAAGCAGGCGCACGGCACCGACTCGATGGGCGAGACCGCCGAGAACGTCGCGGCGCGCTACCACGTGAGCCGCGAGGACCAGGACGCCTTCGCGCTGCGATCGCAGCAGAAGGCGCTGGCGGCGCGCACGGACGGGCGCCTGGCGGAAGAGATCGTGCCCGTCTTGATCCCGCAGAAGAAGGGCGACCCGCTGCCGGTGCAGCACGACGAGTTCATCCGGCCCGACACCACGATGGAGAAACTGGCCAAGCTGAAGCCGGCGTTCCGGCAGGACGGGCAGGGCAGCGTGACGGCTGGTAATAGTTCTGGGCTCAATGACGGCGCCGCGGCGCTGCTGCTGGCCAGTGCCGGGGCGGTGAAGCGCGAGAAGCTCACGCCGCTGGCCCGCGTGGTCGCGAGCGCGGCGGCGGGCGTGGAGCCCCGCGTGATGGGAATGGGCCCCGTGCCGGCCACGCGCCTCGTGCTCGAGCGCGCCGGGCTCACGCTGGACCAGATGGACGTGATCGAGCTCAACGAAGCCTTCGCCGCGCAGGGGCTCGCCTGCCTGCGCGAGCTTGGCGTGGCCGACGACGATGCGCGCGTGAACCCGAACGGCGGCGCGATCGCGCTCGGGCATCCGCTGGGGATGAGCGGCGCACGGCTCGCCTTGACCGCGGCGCGCGAGCTCCAACGACGCAAGGGCCGCTACGCGCTGGCCACGATGTGCATCGGTGTGGGCCAGGGCTATGCCGTCGTCCTCGAGCGCGCGTAA
- the paaG gene encoding 2-(1,2-epoxy-1,2-dihydrophenyl)acetyl-CoA isomerase PaaG produces the protein MPSILSELKDGVLELTLNRPEVLNSFDRAMAQALQVELARAANDPGVRAVLLTGAGRGFCAGQDLQEALPEGDGPMPDISEIVRASYNPIIRAIRGLEKPVVCAVNGIAAGAGANLAFACDLTIAASEASFVESFAKLGLIPDTSGTFFVPRLVGPQRATGMFFLAGKVTAAQAKEWGLIWDVVPGAELMETTRALAASLATQATRGFGLTKRAMNASWANGLDEQLEMEARCMQEAGRTADYEEGVRAFLAKRAPTYQGK, from the coding sequence ATGCCGAGCATCCTGAGCGAACTGAAGGACGGGGTCCTGGAACTCACCCTCAACCGCCCCGAGGTCCTCAACAGCTTCGACCGCGCGATGGCGCAGGCGCTGCAGGTGGAGCTGGCGCGCGCCGCGAACGATCCGGGCGTGCGTGCCGTGCTGCTCACCGGCGCTGGCCGCGGCTTCTGCGCAGGCCAGGACTTGCAGGAGGCGCTGCCTGAGGGCGACGGGCCGATGCCCGACATCTCAGAGATCGTACGGGCGAGCTACAACCCGATCATCCGCGCCATCCGCGGACTCGAGAAGCCGGTGGTCTGCGCCGTGAACGGCATCGCGGCGGGCGCGGGAGCCAACCTCGCCTTCGCCTGCGACCTCACGATCGCCGCCAGCGAGGCCAGCTTCGTCGAAAGCTTCGCCAAGCTCGGGCTCATCCCGGACACTTCGGGCACCTTCTTTGTGCCGCGGCTCGTCGGGCCGCAGCGGGCGACGGGGATGTTCTTCCTCGCGGGCAAGGTGACGGCGGCGCAGGCCAAGGAGTGGGGGCTCATCTGGGACGTGGTGCCGGGCGCCGAGCTGATGGAGACGACACGCGCGCTCGCAGCGTCGCTCGCGACGCAAGCGACCCGCGGCTTCGGGCTCACGAAGCGCGCGATGAACGCCTCGTGGGCCAACGGACTCGACGAACAGCTCGAGATGGAAGCGCGCTGTATGCAGGAGGCCGGTCGCACGGCGGACTACGAGGAAGGCGTGCGCGCCTTCCTCGCCAAGCGCGCCCCGACCTACCAGGGCAAGTGA
- a CDS encoding hotdog fold thioesterase translates to MGAPGAGVHGSDRAQAVIARMFAQDAFSQWLGIQVLEVHEGFCRLQLTVRDEMTNGFGTAHGGIVFSFADTALAFCTNASGEISVALDCSISYPAAVKPGDVLTAVGEQETTSRRVGFARVTVTNQDGVTVGHFRGTVYRTQKPHR, encoded by the coding sequence ATGGGTGCGCCCGGCGCGGGGGTGCACGGCAGCGACCGGGCGCAGGCCGTGATCGCGCGGATGTTCGCGCAGGACGCGTTCTCGCAGTGGCTGGGGATCCAGGTGCTCGAGGTGCACGAGGGATTCTGCCGGCTGCAGCTGACCGTCCGCGACGAGATGACCAACGGCTTCGGCACGGCGCACGGTGGCATCGTGTTCTCGTTCGCCGATACCGCGCTGGCCTTCTGCACCAATGCGAGCGGCGAGATTTCCGTGGCGCTCGATTGCAGCATCAGCTATCCCGCCGCCGTGAAGCCGGGCGACGTGCTCACGGCGGTCGGCGAGCAGGAGACGACATCGCGCCGAGTCGGATTCGCGCGCGTCACCGTGACGAACCAGGACGGCGTGACCGTGGGACACTTCCGCGGCACCGTGTACCGCACCCAGAAGCCCCATCGATGA
- the paaZ gene encoding phenylacetic acid degradation bifunctional protein PaaZ, with protein sequence MKLKNYALGQWVEGTGKSTTLLNAVTGEPVAEASSGGLDFKAMAEYARSVGGPKLRALTFHQRAAMLKAVAKHLMERKDAFYAISAYTGATKTDSWIDIDGGFGTFFAYSSRGRREFPNETFHVEGPTEPLSKGGTFVGRHICVPLEGVAMHINAFNFPVWGMMEKLAPTLLAGVPAIVKPATATSYLTEAVFREMVASGILPEGAVQLICGSAGDLLDHVTEQDAIAFTGSAATGRMLKESKAVVEHAVRFNMEADSLNCAILAPDAAPGTEEFDLFIKEVVREMTVKAGQKCTAVRRTIVPEGMEEDVIKAIRARLEKTVVGDPAVEGVRMGPLASKAQVKDVGLAAERIRAAAERVVGGGDFAVVGADREKGAFYQPELMYCADPLGKTEPHDVEAFGPVNTVMPYRNLDEAIELARRGRGSLCGSLVTSDSKTAQKVVLGVAPYHGRLLVLDKHSAKESTGHGSPLPNLVHGGPGRAGGGEEMGGARGVLHYMQRTAVQGSPSVLTAITREWTKGATESTDAVHPFRKTFDELQIGDTLLTGTRTITLDDIVKFAELSGDKFYAHMNDEEARSNGIFEGRVAHGYFIVSAAAGLFVEPSLGPVLANYGLENLRFTKPVYPGDTIQVRLTVKQKTAKDTPEGGIPQGVVEWDVEVMNQAREAVALYSILTLVRRAG encoded by the coding sequence ATGAAGCTCAAGAACTACGCGCTCGGCCAGTGGGTCGAGGGGACGGGCAAGTCCACCACGCTGCTGAACGCCGTCACGGGAGAGCCCGTGGCCGAGGCGTCGAGCGGTGGGCTCGACTTCAAGGCGATGGCCGAGTACGCGCGCAGCGTCGGCGGTCCGAAGCTGCGGGCGCTGACTTTCCATCAGCGCGCGGCGATGCTCAAGGCCGTCGCCAAGCACCTGATGGAGCGCAAGGACGCGTTCTACGCGATCAGCGCGTACACCGGCGCGACCAAGACCGACAGTTGGATCGACATCGACGGCGGCTTCGGGACCTTCTTCGCGTATTCGAGCCGCGGGCGTCGCGAGTTCCCCAACGAGACCTTCCACGTCGAGGGCCCCACCGAGCCGCTGTCGAAGGGCGGGACCTTCGTGGGCCGGCACATCTGCGTGCCGCTCGAAGGCGTGGCGATGCACATCAACGCCTTCAACTTCCCGGTGTGGGGGATGATGGAGAAGCTCGCGCCGACGCTGCTGGCCGGCGTGCCCGCGATCGTGAAGCCGGCGACCGCGACGAGCTACCTCACCGAGGCGGTGTTCCGGGAGATGGTCGCCTCGGGCATCCTGCCCGAAGGCGCGGTGCAACTTATCTGCGGCTCGGCTGGCGACTTGCTCGATCACGTGACGGAGCAGGATGCCATCGCCTTCACCGGCTCGGCGGCGACGGGCCGGATGCTCAAGGAGTCGAAGGCGGTGGTGGAGCACGCCGTGCGCTTCAATATGGAAGCGGACTCGCTGAACTGCGCGATCCTCGCGCCCGACGCGGCGCCCGGCACCGAGGAGTTCGACCTCTTCATCAAGGAAGTCGTGCGCGAGATGACGGTGAAGGCGGGGCAGAAGTGCACCGCCGTGCGTCGCACGATCGTGCCAGAGGGGATGGAGGAGGACGTCATCAAGGCCATTCGCGCGCGCTTGGAGAAGACCGTCGTCGGCGATCCGGCCGTGGAGGGCGTGCGGATGGGACCCTTGGCCAGCAAGGCACAGGTGAAGGACGTTGGACTCGCGGCCGAGCGCATCCGTGCGGCGGCGGAACGCGTGGTGGGCGGCGGCGACTTCGCGGTGGTGGGCGCTGACCGGGAGAAGGGTGCCTTCTACCAGCCCGAGCTGATGTACTGCGCGGACCCGCTGGGCAAGACGGAGCCGCACGACGTGGAAGCCTTCGGGCCCGTGAACACCGTGATGCCGTACCGAAACCTCGACGAAGCGATCGAGCTCGCGCGCCGCGGACGCGGCTCGCTCTGCGGCTCGCTGGTGACGTCCGATTCCAAGACGGCGCAGAAGGTCGTGCTCGGCGTCGCGCCGTACCACGGCCGGTTGTTGGTGCTCGACAAGCACAGCGCCAAGGAAAGCACGGGCCACGGCTCGCCGCTGCCGAACCTCGTGCACGGCGGGCCTGGCCGCGCCGGCGGCGGCGAAGAGATGGGCGGAGCGCGCGGCGTGCTGCACTATATGCAGCGCACGGCGGTGCAGGGCTCGCCCAGCGTGCTCACGGCGATTACACGGGAGTGGACGAAGGGTGCCACGGAGTCGACGGACGCGGTGCATCCGTTCCGGAAGACGTTCGACGAGTTGCAGATCGGCGACACCCTGCTTACGGGGACGCGCACGATCACGCTCGACGACATCGTCAAGTTCGCCGAGCTCTCGGGCGACAAGTTCTACGCGCATATGAACGACGAGGAGGCGCGCTCGAACGGCATCTTCGAGGGACGCGTCGCGCACGGATACTTCATCGTGTCGGCGGCGGCGGGGCTGTTCGTGGAGCCGTCGCTCGGGCCGGTGCTCGCGAACTACGGACTCGAGAACCTGCGCTTCACCAAGCCGGTGTACCCGGGCGATACGATCCAGGTGCGCCTGACGGTGAAGCAGAAGACCGCCAAGGACACTCCGGAGGGCGGGATTCCGCAGGGCGTGGTGGAGTGGGATGTGGAGGTGATGAACCAGGCGCGCGAGGCGGTGGCGCTGTACTCCATCCTCACGCTGGTGCGTCGGGCGGGCTGA
- a CDS encoding DUF2177 family protein, translated as MAFYLKLYAACIGAFFALDIAWLGFVARGFYQRQMGHLLAEQTKWGAAIAFYLIYVAAIVLLCVLPGIEKQSLGRAAALGAVFGLAAYAAFDLTSLALLKGFPSGVVPVDLAWGVILTASVATAGTWVGLRFPG; from the coding sequence ATGGCCTTCTACCTGAAGCTCTATGCGGCCTGCATCGGCGCGTTCTTCGCGCTCGACATCGCCTGGCTGGGCTTCGTGGCGCGCGGGTTCTACCAGCGGCAGATGGGGCACCTGTTAGCCGAGCAGACGAAGTGGGGCGCGGCCATCGCGTTCTATCTCATCTATGTGGCGGCGATCGTCCTGCTCTGCGTGCTACCGGGAATCGAGAAGCAGAGCCTCGGCCGAGCCGCCGCGCTCGGCGCGGTGTTCGGCTTGGCCGCGTATGCGGCCTTCGACCTCACGTCGCTTGCGCTGCTCAAGGGCTTCCCGAGCGGCGTGGTGCCGGTGGACCTCGCCTGGGGCGTGATCCTGACGGCCAGCGTGGCCACTGCGGGGACCTGGGTGGGGCTTCGCTTCCCGGGCTGA
- a CDS encoding serine/threonine protein kinase: MTDATPDIPERIGPYRILGLLGEGGMGVVYEADETGPVKRRVALKVIRAGFATREVIARFDAERQALAMMDHAGIAKVLHAGETEQGLPYVVMELVRGLPLTTYCDAHRLPLNARIDLFIQVCLAVQHAHQKGVIHRDLKPSNILVVEEDGQPRPKIIDFGIAKAVGRRLTENTLITHAGVALGTAAYMSPEQAEGAGLDVDTRSDIYALGVILFELLVGKLPMEPEVMGYHAFLVRLASREWQVPLPSARLRSLEYERNTIAHLRRTDVERLARELQGDLDWIVLRALEPERARRYPTANALMLDLQRARADEPVGARPPSARYRVRKFVRRHRVGVATAALVITALTVSAVLATVGLVRATRAEQVAATEAAAAQSVTDFVVGLFAEFDPEQLGGAAPARDVTARELLARGATRARAELARQPEQRGRILQTIGSAYLTLGLFPEAIEQLQAAREAREAILAPGASELADTYYALGQATRALGQFAAADSHFVRALAVRERDHGANSLEAARVLGALALVKWRQGRLVEAESLFLRVVRIDDALLDPDDRRLARDLMGLGIVYWAQGRLAEAEPMLRRSLEVREATLGPDHPELASVLSNLGTLYFSLGRYPDALRHYERTLGIYERTLDAEHPNMALILNNIGETQWKLGRLDLAEPLLRRALAIKEKRLAAGNPSIAVTLHALGGVLEGRGDHRAAEAAYRRALAIRRAALPAGDANIVESTKALAGLLRRTGRATEATELERQI, encoded by the coding sequence TTGACGGACGCCACGCCCGACATTCCGGAGCGCATCGGCCCCTATCGCATCCTCGGCCTGCTCGGCGAGGGTGGGATGGGGGTCGTGTACGAGGCGGACGAGACTGGCCCCGTCAAGCGCCGCGTCGCGCTGAAGGTGATCCGCGCGGGTTTCGCGACCCGCGAGGTCATCGCCCGCTTCGATGCCGAGCGCCAGGCGCTGGCGATGATGGACCACGCCGGCATCGCCAAGGTGCTGCACGCCGGCGAGACCGAGCAGGGCCTGCCGTACGTGGTGATGGAACTCGTGCGCGGCCTGCCGCTCACGACCTATTGCGACGCACACCGACTCCCGCTGAACGCGCGCATCGACTTGTTCATCCAGGTCTGCCTCGCGGTGCAGCACGCGCACCAGAAGGGCGTCATCCACCGCGATCTCAAGCCGAGCAACATCCTCGTCGTTGAGGAGGACGGCCAGCCTCGGCCGAAGATCATCGACTTCGGCATCGCCAAGGCCGTGGGACGCCGGCTGACGGAGAACACGCTGATCACGCACGCGGGCGTGGCCCTGGGCACCGCCGCGTATATGAGCCCGGAGCAGGCCGAGGGCGCCGGCCTCGACGTGGACACGCGCTCGGACATCTACGCGCTCGGGGTCATCCTCTTCGAACTGCTCGTCGGCAAGCTTCCGATGGAGCCGGAGGTGATGGGCTACCACGCCTTCCTCGTGCGGCTGGCCTCGCGCGAGTGGCAGGTGCCTCTGCCCAGCGCGCGCCTGCGCAGTCTCGAGTACGAGCGCAACACCATCGCGCACCTGCGCCGCACCGACGTCGAGCGCCTCGCGCGAGAACTGCAGGGCGACCTAGACTGGATCGTGCTGCGCGCGCTCGAGCCGGAGCGCGCGCGGCGGTATCCGACGGCGAATGCCCTGATGCTGGACCTGCAGCGGGCGCGTGCGGACGAACCTGTGGGCGCGCGGCCACCTTCGGCCCGCTACCGCGTGCGCAAGTTCGTGCGGCGGCACCGTGTCGGTGTGGCGACGGCGGCCCTCGTGATCACCGCGCTCACCGTGAGCGCGGTGCTCGCCACGGTGGGGCTGGTGCGCGCGACGAGGGCCGAGCAGGTGGCGGCCACCGAAGCGGCAGCGGCGCAGTCGGTGACGGATTTCGTCGTGGGACTCTTCGCCGAGTTCGATCCCGAGCAACTGGGCGGCGCAGCGCCGGCCCGCGACGTCACGGCCCGCGAACTGCTGGCCCGCGGTGCGACGCGCGCGCGTGCCGAGCTCGCGCGACAGCCGGAGCAGCGCGGCCGCATCCTGCAGACCATCGGCTCGGCATACCTCACGCTCGGGTTGTTTCCCGAGGCGATTGAGCAATTGCAGGCCGCGCGCGAGGCGCGCGAGGCCATCCTTGCGCCCGGGGCCAGCGAACTCGCCGACACGTACTACGCCTTGGGGCAGGCGACGCGCGCCCTCGGGCAGTTCGCGGCCGCCGATTCGCACTTCGTTCGCGCACTCGCCGTCCGAGAGCGTGACCACGGTGCCAACAGCCTCGAGGCCGCCCGAGTGCTGGGCGCGCTGGCGCTGGTGAAGTGGCGGCAGGGGCGGCTCGTCGAGGCGGAGTCACTCTTCCTCCGCGTCGTCCGCATCGACGACGCGCTGCTGGACCCCGACGATCGCCGCCTCGCGCGCGACCTGATGGGACTGGGCATCGTGTATTGGGCGCAGGGCCGGCTGGCCGAGGCAGAGCCGATGTTGCGCCGCAGCCTTGAGGTGCGCGAGGCGACGCTCGGACCCGACCATCCCGAACTGGCGAGCGTGCTGAGCAACCTCGGTACGCTGTACTTCTCGCTGGGGCGCTACCCGGACGCCCTGCGCCACTACGAGCGCACGCTCGGCATCTACGAGCGCACGTTGGACGCGGAGCATCCCAATATGGCGCTGATCCTCAACAACATCGGCGAGACCCAGTGGAAGCTCGGTCGGCTCGACCTCGCCGAGCCGCTGCTGCGGCGCGCGCTGGCGATCAAGGAGAAGCGACTGGCGGCCGGGAACCCGTCGATTGCCGTGACGCTGCACGCCCTGGGAGGCGTGCTCGAAGGGCGCGGCGACCACCGGGCGGCCGAGGCCGCGTATCGGCGTGCCCTGGCGATCCGCCGCGCCGCCCTTCCGGCCGGGGACGCGAACATCGTGGAGAGCACCAAGGCTTTGGCGGGGCTGCTGCGACGCACTGGTCGAGCGACGGAAGCCACCGAGTTGGAGCGCCAGATTTGA
- a CDS encoding transferase hexapeptide repeat family protein, producing the protein MYAFDGFIPVVHESAFVHPKASVTGNVIIGKDVYVGPGAAIRGDWGGIVIEDGCNVQENCTIHMFPGVTVVLEAGAHIGHGAVVHGARIGADALIGMNAVVMDNALVGAGSIVGALCFVPTEMQIPPRSVVVGNPAKIVKDVSDEMLAWKREGTALYQQLPAQMRASWTEVEPLREVPADRPAQSNALKTWKQTKGTR; encoded by the coding sequence ATCTACGCCTTCGACGGCTTCATCCCGGTGGTGCACGAGAGCGCGTTCGTGCATCCCAAGGCATCCGTGACGGGGAATGTCATCATCGGAAAGGACGTGTACGTCGGCCCGGGCGCGGCCATCCGCGGAGACTGGGGCGGCATCGTGATCGAGGACGGCTGCAACGTCCAGGAGAACTGCACCATTCATATGTTCCCCGGCGTGACGGTGGTGCTCGAAGCCGGCGCGCACATCGGCCACGGCGCCGTGGTGCACGGGGCGCGCATCGGCGCCGATGCGCTCATCGGGATGAACGCCGTGGTGATGGACAACGCCCTCGTCGGGGCGGGCAGCATCGTCGGCGCGCTGTGCTTCGTGCCCACGGAGATGCAGATCCCGCCGCGGAGCGTGGTCGTGGGCAATCCGGCCAAGATCGTGAAGGACGTCAGCGACGAGATGCTCGCGTGGAAGCGCGAGGGCACGGCGCTGTACCAGCAACTGCCCGCGCAGATGCGCGCGAGCTGGACGGAAGTCGAGCCGCTGCGCGAGGTGCCGGCGGACCGACCGGCGCAATCGAACGCGCTCAAGACCTGGAAACAGACCAAGGGTACGCGATGA
- a CDS encoding DUF4399 domain-containing protein, whose amino-acid sequence MSRPVRLLLLLTAVALSARSAVAQTAAPAAAQPTPEIYFRAPADGATVPRTFPVLFGLRNYGVAPATVNFPRTGHFHILINVEPPATGEVIPGDSLHRHYGLGQIETELTLAPGSYTLRLVLADHEHRVIGPALNSRPIRITVR is encoded by the coding sequence ATGTCACGTCCTGTCCGCCTGTTGCTGCTCCTGACCGCCGTGGCGCTGTCCGCCCGCAGCGCGGTCGCCCAAACGGCTGCACCCGCAGCGGCCCAGCCGACCCCCGAGATCTACTTCCGGGCCCCGGCCGACGGCGCTACCGTGCCACGCACCTTCCCGGTGCTCTTCGGCCTGCGGAACTACGGCGTGGCCCCCGCCACCGTGAACTTCCCGCGCACCGGACACTTCCACATCCTCATCAACGTCGAGCCGCCGGCTACCGGCGAAGTCATCCCGGGCGACTCCCTGCATCGCCACTACGGGCTTGGCCAGATCGAGACCGAGCTCACGCTGGCGCCGGGCAGCTACACGCTGCGGCTCGTGCTCGCCGACCACGAGCATCGGGTGATCGGCCCGGCACTCAACTCGCGACCGATCCGCATCACCGTGCGCTGA
- a CDS encoding 3-hydroxybutyryl-CoA dehydrogenase, which translates to MAATLGADVAVGVIGAGTMGAGIAQVAAAQGHRTLLADASATAVAKAKDGHAKAMARDVEKGRRTRQEADAVLGRITYVSGVAPSDLEAFAPCGLVLEAIVEDLAVKQTLFRSLESVVARETVLATNTSSLSIAAIAGGCQHAERVLGIHFFNPAPVMALVEVIPALATDRAALDASRALVERWGKVPVLASDTPGFIVNRIARPFYGESLRILEEGIADVATIDWAMRTLGGFKMGPFELMDLIGNDVNYAVTRSVFEAMYYDPRYRPSLTQRRLVESGWLGRKAQRGYYDYRAGAETPKPTEDEVLGRTIRDRVVAMLINEAVDAVQLRVASPEDIELAMTKGVNYPRGLLNWGDALGPGAVLATLESLQQEYGEDRYRPSPLLRRIAKSGGKLLP; encoded by the coding sequence ATGGCAGCCACGCTCGGGGCGGACGTCGCGGTCGGAGTCATCGGCGCGGGCACGATGGGCGCCGGCATCGCGCAGGTGGCCGCCGCGCAGGGGCACCGCACGCTGCTCGCCGACGCCTCGGCGACGGCGGTGGCCAAGGCGAAGGACGGCCACGCCAAGGCGATGGCGCGCGACGTGGAGAAGGGTCGCCGCACGCGGCAGGAAGCGGACGCCGTGCTGGGACGCATCACGTACGTGAGCGGCGTGGCCCCCAGCGACCTCGAGGCGTTTGCGCCCTGCGGGCTGGTGCTCGAGGCCATCGTCGAGGACCTGGCCGTCAAGCAGACGCTGTTCCGTTCGCTCGAGTCGGTGGTGGCGCGCGAGACGGTGCTGGCGACGAACACGTCCTCGCTCAGCATCGCTGCCATCGCCGGCGGCTGCCAACACGCCGAGCGGGTGCTGGGAATCCACTTCTTCAATCCGGCGCCGGTGATGGCGCTGGTGGAAGTGATTCCGGCCCTGGCGACGGACCGCGCTGCGCTCGACGCGAGCCGCGCGCTGGTGGAGCGCTGGGGCAAGGTGCCGGTGCTGGCGTCCGACACGCCCGGGTTCATCGTGAACCGCATCGCTCGGCCGTTCTACGGCGAGTCGTTGCGGATCCTCGAGGAGGGCATCGCCGACGTCGCGACGATCGACTGGGCGATGCGCACGCTCGGCGGTTTCAAGATGGGCCCGTTCGAGTTGATGGACCTGATCGGCAACGACGTGAACTATGCCGTGACGCGCAGCGTGTTCGAGGCGATGTACTACGATCCCCGCTATCGGCCTTCGCTGACGCAGCGACGCCTCGTGGAGAGCGGCTGGCTCGGGCGCAAGGCGCAGCGCGGGTACTACGACTATCGTGCTGGCGCCGAGACGCCGAAGCCCACGGAAGACGAAGTGCTCGGCCGCACGATCCGGGACCGCGTGGTGGCGATGCTCATCAACGAGGCGGTGGATGCGGTGCAGCTGCGCGTTGCGTCGCCGGAGGACATCGAGCTCGCGATGACCAAGGGCGTGAACTACCCGCGTGGCCTGCTGAACTGGGGTGACGCGCTCGGACCGGGCGCCGTGCTCGCGACGCTGGAATCGTTGCAGCAGGAGTACGGCGAGGATCGTTACCGCCCGAGCCCGCTGCTGCGCCGCATCGCCAAGAGCGGCGGGAAGCTGCTGCCGTGA